In Sphingobacterium sp. PCS056, the following proteins share a genomic window:
- a CDS encoding glycoside hydrolase family 76 protein produces MKLFSFCAVLMIQLYIIPLCAQEKVPFDLAASQTMKRIYQFFGNSDNRLLLEKYPFDENFKADYLNNNEQAAHQKKYAYLWPFSGSFSAVNALMELPKQKKEYQKILDKKVLIGLHVYRDEKRLPVGYASYLNTAAASDRFYDDNIWLGIDFTDSYLYTKKDVYLTKAKEIWNFVKSGEDSLLGGGIYWCEQKKESKNTCSNAPASVFALKLFEATKDSVYFLEGKRLYHWTKENLEDPTDGLYWDNMGLNGHLDKAKYSYNSGQMLQAAALLYRLTKEKHYLIDAQKIAEACYSYFFQDVTGQDFKLLKNSNLWFHAVMMRGFISLFEQDQNPKYITVFAKNLHYAWRNMRDEKGLFYADWTLKNRKEKKDLLDQCAFVEMYARLAKLSY; encoded by the coding sequence ATGAAATTATTTAGTTTTTGTGCAGTTTTAATGATTCAATTGTATATAATTCCGTTGTGTGCACAGGAAAAGGTGCCATTTGATTTGGCAGCTTCACAAACCATGAAGCGGATTTATCAGTTTTTTGGAAATTCGGATAATCGGTTGTTATTGGAGAAATATCCTTTTGATGAAAATTTTAAAGCTGATTATTTAAACAATAATGAACAAGCGGCGCATCAGAAAAAATATGCTTATCTATGGCCTTTTTCGGGTAGTTTTTCGGCAGTGAATGCGTTGATGGAGTTGCCAAAGCAAAAAAAAGAATATCAAAAAATTCTGGATAAAAAGGTGTTGATAGGTCTTCATGTCTATCGCGATGAAAAACGTCTACCAGTAGGTTATGCTTCTTATTTGAACACAGCAGCTGCCTCTGATCGTTTTTATGATGATAATATTTGGTTGGGTATTGATTTCACTGATAGTTATTTGTATACTAAAAAGGATGTATATCTTACAAAAGCTAAGGAGATATGGAATTTTGTAAAAAGTGGTGAAGATAGCCTGCTAGGAGGAGGAATCTATTGGTGCGAGCAAAAAAAGGAATCAAAAAATACCTGTTCCAATGCTCCTGCTAGTGTATTTGCACTAAAACTCTTTGAAGCAACAAAAGATAGTGTATATTTTCTAGAAGGAAAACGGCTTTACCATTGGACAAAAGAAAACCTGGAAGACCCTACTGATGGACTTTATTGGGATAATATGGGCTTAAATGGTCATTTGGATAAAGCAAAATATTCGTATAATTCAGGTCAAATGTTGCAAGCTGCCGCTTTATTATATCGATTGACCAAAGAGAAGCACTATTTGATTGATGCTCAAAAAATAGCTGAAGCCTGTTATTCTTATTTTTTTCAAGATGTCACAGGACAAGACTTTAAGCTGCTGAAAAATAGTAACCTTTGGTTTCATGCTGTGATGATGCGGGGTTTCATTAGTTTATTTGAACAAGACCAAAACCCGAAATATATCACTGTATTCGCTAAAAATTTGCACTATGCGTGGCGGAATATGCGCGATGAGAAGGGATTGTTCTATGCCGATTGGACGCTTAAGAATCGAAAAGAGAAAAAAGATTTACTTGATCAATGTGCATTTGTAGAAATGTATGCTCGATTGGCAAAGCTTAGTTATTAG
- the nrdE gene encoding class 1b ribonucleoside-diphosphate reductase subunit alpha, translating into MVANEVAKNWILLNNEIMIKHEDEFSLHKDKEAVRAYFLEYVNKNTVFFYTLKEKIDYLIEQNYYINFYEWFTYEEMETVYNFVFAKKFRFASFMAAFKFFQSYALRDDSGEKFLERYEDRVVAVALFLARQEGVEKAIAYAELFINQEYQPATPTFLNAGKKRSGELVSCFLDEIGDNLNGIGYAVDSAMKLSSIGGGVSFNISKIRARGEAIKGVEGRAGGVLPIMKIMEDTFSYANQLGQRPGAGAVYLNIFHADVEEFLDCKKINVDEKVRIKSLSIGIIIPDKFMELAEKDEACYLIYPHTVMLEYGIPLDEMDMDQMYEELITNPNIKKKKINARHLLVKVAQTQKESGYPYIFYKENTNRVHALNGIGKVKFSNLCTEIMQVSEVSEINIYGEEDQIKYGISCNLGSLNIATVMDNKRVKESVKLAMRALTMVSDVTDIKMVPSIAKANKELHSVGLGAMNLHGYLAKSFIMYESEEALDFANAFFMMMNFYSLEASMEIARDRKRTFVGFEKSAYADGSYFNMYTERDYLPKTNKVKELFEGVHIPTIEDWEKLKAEVQEHGIYHAYRLAIAPNQSTSYIMNATASVMPIVDIIEVREYGDSTTYYPMPYLTNDNYFYFKSAYDMDQFKVLKLVSVIQRHIDQGVSTILHTNSKDNTRDLSRYYIYAHKLGLKSLYYTRTRKSSIEDCVSCSA; encoded by the coding sequence ATGGTAGCAAACGAGGTAGCAAAAAACTGGATATTGCTTAACAACGAAATCATGATCAAACATGAGGACGAGTTTAGCTTACATAAAGATAAAGAGGCAGTTCGTGCCTATTTTTTAGAGTATGTAAATAAGAATACCGTATTCTTTTATACACTAAAAGAAAAAATCGATTATTTAATTGAACAAAATTACTATATCAATTTCTACGAATGGTTTACATACGAAGAAATGGAAACCGTTTATAATTTTGTTTTTGCAAAAAAATTCCGCTTTGCATCCTTTATGGCTGCATTTAAATTTTTCCAGAGCTATGCGTTAAGAGACGACTCAGGGGAGAAATTTTTGGAACGCTATGAAGACCGCGTAGTAGCAGTAGCTTTATTTTTAGCACGTCAAGAAGGTGTGGAAAAAGCGATTGCTTATGCCGAATTATTTATCAATCAAGAATATCAACCAGCAACACCAACATTCTTAAATGCAGGTAAAAAACGTTCTGGTGAATTGGTATCTTGTTTCTTAGATGAGATTGGAGACAATTTGAATGGCATTGGTTATGCTGTTGATTCAGCAATGAAGCTATCTTCTATAGGAGGAGGTGTTTCATTCAATATTTCAAAAATTCGTGCTCGAGGTGAAGCTATCAAAGGAGTGGAAGGTCGTGCTGGAGGTGTTCTTCCCATCATGAAAATCATGGAAGATACGTTTTCATACGCCAACCAATTGGGTCAACGCCCTGGTGCTGGTGCGGTATATTTGAATATATTCCATGCCGACGTTGAAGAGTTTCTTGACTGTAAAAAAATCAACGTTGATGAGAAAGTGCGTATCAAATCACTTTCTATCGGTATCATTATTCCTGATAAATTCATGGAATTAGCGGAAAAAGATGAAGCTTGTTATTTAATCTATCCACATACTGTGATGCTAGAATATGGTATACCATTGGACGAGATGGATATGGACCAGATGTACGAAGAGCTGATTACGAATCCAAATATCAAGAAGAAAAAAATAAACGCACGTCACCTTTTGGTAAAAGTGGCTCAAACACAAAAAGAGTCAGGTTACCCATATATTTTCTATAAAGAAAACACCAACCGTGTTCATGCATTGAATGGTATTGGTAAAGTAAAATTCTCTAACTTATGTACCGAAATCATGCAGGTATCAGAAGTTTCAGAAATCAATATTTATGGAGAAGAAGATCAAATCAAATACGGTATCTCCTGTAACTTAGGTTCATTGAATATTGCAACCGTAATGGACAATAAACGCGTGAAAGAATCTGTTAAATTGGCGATGCGTGCATTGACAATGGTATCTGATGTTACCGATATCAAAATGGTTCCATCCATCGCTAAAGCAAACAAAGAACTTCACTCAGTCGGGCTTGGTGCGATGAACCTACATGGTTACTTAGCTAAAAGCTTTATCATGTACGAATCGGAAGAAGCATTAGATTTTGCCAACGCATTTTTTATGATGATGAACTTCTACTCTTTGGAGGCATCTATGGAAATCGCACGTGACCGCAAAAGAACATTTGTAGGATTTGAAAAATCAGCTTATGCAGATGGATCATATTTCAACATGTATACAGAACGCGATTATTTACCAAAAACAAATAAGGTTAAAGAATTATTTGAAGGGGTACATATTCCAACAATTGAAGATTGGGAAAAATTGAAAGCAGAAGTTCAAGAGCATGGTATATATCACGCTTATCGATTGGCTATTGCACCGAACCAATCCACCTCTTATATCATGAATGCAACGGCATCAGTAATGCCAATTGTAGATATCATCGAAGTTCGTGAGTATGGAGATAGTACAACATATTATCCAATGCCTTATTTGACAAATGATAATTACTTCTACTTCAAATCAGCATACGACATGGATCAATTCAAGGTGCTTAAATTAGTATCCGTTATCCAACGCCACATAGATCAAGGGGTAAGTACAATTTTGCACACCAATTCGAAGGATAATACACGTGACCTATCTAGATATTATATTTATGCACATAAATTAGGCCTTAAGTCATTGTATTATACACGTACACGTAAATCATCTATTGAAGATTGTGTTTCTTGTTCTGCATAA
- a CDS encoding M60 family metallopeptidase — protein sequence MNKLFTFLLLSAISIQSYAQQEYSHLFAKNDYSQIKKNVNDEDIARISNPTLQRAARQLKDGSYPLQKRLRAYTNYLSPIILSKQLKTSPYSQYENPTGIYFSAGDDAIVWVGKTNGAILALRVTNWDDKNFEQKDYQLKEGYNAFKIENKGNAYIQYFSEDKVSSKKINIHILGGKVNDVFERGKHTNKDWDDMLANASGPILDIVGKQVQLAYSVKSLQQNAPHQGVELIQLYDSIIGIQHQIMGLAQTKRVPKNRMFGRVIWQGFMHADGIGAAFHDNTMKDVANVANLRKNSWGVAHEFGHVNQVRPNMKWVGTTEVTNNIYSVWTQYVYNSHSPKLERERLKDYDEPKIGGRITSYMESAFVHRQPWLTQAGPDRWDRQRPRDWGGDHFVKLVPLWQLQLYFTVAGKGNPWENKNFYGDIFTKAINTPATADKQDAYYQLEFIKNACDASKLDLTDFFEQSGMLIPIDLWVDDYTCAQMTITASDIAEIKQYAAKYSKPSTPVLHYITANSADIYKNKSPLSGNTGAGFEKKEGKIIIQNNAWKNAVAFETYTGEKLVKVAFVGAGSNDASNTIVHTPAGTTQVKAVGWDGTRMNVL from the coding sequence ATGAATAAATTATTTACATTTTTATTATTATCTGCTATCAGTATACAATCCTATGCACAGCAGGAGTATAGCCACCTATTTGCAAAAAACGATTACAGTCAAATAAAAAAGAATGTCAACGATGAAGATATTGCGCGTATCAGCAACCCAACTTTGCAGAGAGCCGCAAGACAATTAAAAGATGGATCCTATCCTCTTCAAAAACGTTTACGTGCCTATACAAACTACCTCTCTCCCATCATCTTGAGCAAACAGCTCAAAACAAGTCCATACTCTCAATATGAAAACCCAACAGGTATCTATTTCTCTGCAGGAGACGATGCAATTGTATGGGTCGGAAAGACCAATGGAGCAATACTTGCTCTTCGTGTAACGAATTGGGATGATAAAAATTTTGAACAAAAAGATTACCAGCTCAAAGAAGGATATAATGCTTTCAAGATTGAAAATAAAGGAAATGCATACATTCAATATTTTTCAGAAGACAAAGTTTCGTCAAAAAAGATCAATATCCACATACTCGGTGGGAAAGTGAATGATGTATTTGAACGAGGTAAGCATACCAATAAAGATTGGGATGATATGCTGGCAAATGCCTCGGGTCCAATTTTAGACATTGTTGGAAAACAAGTACAACTGGCATATTCGGTCAAATCATTACAGCAAAATGCACCTCACCAAGGCGTAGAACTGATCCAGCTATATGATTCTATTATCGGTATTCAACACCAAATTATGGGATTAGCGCAAACTAAAAGAGTTCCTAAAAATAGGATGTTTGGTCGTGTGATCTGGCAAGGGTTTATGCATGCCGATGGTATCGGAGCTGCATTTCACGATAATACCATGAAAGATGTCGCTAACGTCGCTAATCTTAGAAAAAATTCTTGGGGAGTAGCCCATGAATTTGGTCATGTCAATCAAGTACGACCAAATATGAAATGGGTCGGTACAACAGAAGTAACCAACAACATTTATTCGGTATGGACACAATATGTCTACAATAGTCATAGTCCAAAATTAGAAAGAGAGCGCTTAAAAGATTACGATGAACCTAAAATTGGAGGTCGAATCACCTCTTATATGGAATCTGCATTTGTACACCGTCAACCTTGGTTAACACAGGCAGGTCCAGACCGATGGGATCGTCAACGTCCACGTGATTGGGGCGGAGATCACTTCGTAAAATTAGTTCCCCTTTGGCAATTACAGCTGTACTTTACTGTTGCGGGAAAAGGAAATCCATGGGAGAACAAAAACTTTTATGGTGATATCTTTACGAAAGCAATTAATACTCCAGCAACAGCGGATAAACAAGACGCATACTACCAGCTCGAGTTTATCAAAAACGCATGTGATGCATCAAAATTAGATCTGACAGATTTCTTTGAACAGTCTGGTATGCTCATACCAATAGATCTGTGGGTAGATGATTATACCTGCGCACAAATGACAATCACCGCTTCAGATATTGCTGAAATAAAACAGTATGCTGCAAAATATTCTAAACCCTCAACACCAGTATTACATTATATCACCGCAAATAGTGCTGACATCTATAAAAACAAATCACCCCTAAGTGGAAACACAGGAGCTGGTTTTGAAAAAAAGGAAGGTAAAATCATTATTCAAAATAATGCGTGGAAAAATGCAGTAGCATTTGAAACATACACAGGCGAAAAATTGGTAAAGGTAGCCTTCGTTGGTGCTGGTTCAAACGATGCGTCCAATACAATTGTACACACTCCAGCAGGCACGACACAGGTCAAAGCTGTCGGATGGGATGGAACAAGGATGAATGTATTATAG
- the nrdF gene encoding class 1b ribonucleoside-diphosphate reductase subunit beta: MSKQYTAVNWNTPDNDYALMFWEQNIRQFWIDTEYIPSKDIDSWKGLSWEMKECYKKALGGLTLLDTLQSHTGMPKIIDHTESLQNKAVLSYMCMMEAIHAKSYSTIFTTVSTTNEINDIFGWVEQNKFLQFKASTIDSYYRVLDKENPTNEELFMTLAASVLLESFLFYSGFFLPLWLCGQGQMVASADIIKKIIADESIHGVFVGLMAQEVFKKIKNQEEVKQKFITLLNQLYDNEMKYTEEIYTEVGLTAEVKEYVRYNGNKALMNLGFDPIFEVKQVNPIVLNGLNTETTQHDFFSKKSTNYEKSMEIVHLKDDDFKMDATVNV, encoded by the coding sequence ATGAGTAAACAATATACTGCTGTAAACTGGAATACGCCAGATAATGATTATGCCTTGATGTTTTGGGAGCAAAATATTAGACAATTCTGGATTGATACCGAATATATCCCTTCAAAAGATATCGATAGTTGGAAAGGATTAAGCTGGGAAATGAAAGAATGCTATAAAAAAGCATTGGGCGGATTGACTTTGTTAGATACATTACAAAGCCATACAGGTATGCCAAAAATCATTGACCACACGGAGTCTTTACAAAATAAGGCTGTATTATCCTATATGTGTATGATGGAGGCTATTCACGCAAAATCGTATTCAACTATTTTTACAACAGTATCTACGACAAACGAAATCAATGATATTTTCGGTTGGGTAGAACAAAATAAATTTTTGCAATTCAAAGCCTCTACCATTGATTCTTACTATCGCGTATTAGATAAGGAAAATCCAACAAACGAAGAATTATTTATGACCTTAGCTGCATCTGTGCTTCTAGAGTCATTTTTATTCTATTCAGGATTCTTCTTGCCTTTATGGTTATGTGGACAAGGACAAATGGTGGCATCTGCAGACATCATCAAAAAGATCATTGCTGACGAGTCTATCCACGGTGTTTTTGTTGGATTAATGGCACAAGAAGTCTTCAAAAAAATAAAAAATCAGGAAGAGGTAAAACAAAAATTTATTACTTTGCTGAACCAGTTGTATGACAACGAAATGAAATATACAGAAGAAATCTATACAGAAGTTGGTTTAACAGCAGAAGTAAAAGAGTATGTACGTTACAACGGAAATAAGGCATTAATGAATCTTGGATTTGATCCAATTTTTGAAGTAAAACAAGTAAATCCAATTGTTTTAAACGGCTTAAACACCGAAACAACACAACATGACTTCTTCTCTAAAAAATCAACTAACTACGAAAAGTCAATGGAAATCGTACATCTTAAAGATGATGATTTTAAAATGGATGCTACAGTAAACGTATAA
- a CDS encoding RagB/SusD family nutrient uptake outer membrane protein → MKNKLIILLLAGLAMTTSCKKFLEEDPQSNLSLEYYYKNAGQAEATVNSLYRRGAPQRISFASSAYIGPTASVNTMLTGYFTNSYEGQERVCLFSRELTRQNNTNLISGTMNTIWDDSYKAINIANAGLKYIPEINMAENVKNRLLGETKFFRAFNYFYLVKTFGAIPLSTTPNETLKDDLYLERTDAATVYALIEADLKEAVELLPATKFAQNGHRITKYAAAMTLANVYLQQGKFADAAVAAKIVVNSGHSMTTNSDLGMNSAYNRLRSTDDLDEVIYAQEYDATINSGSWWPTYAFNSSAVSVFDKYAIFERVFGPTKQFLNVYDTKDLRIQPNQFFHWKYTNPNTGKVWESTEAGVWYYFDEQALLTTGKATKDWNFYRYPEALLIAAEAIAKSGSVTAEAAGYLAQVKARANTENKTVADFTSELQGLSVDNFVKECWIERLREFPLEFKMWDDILRTKMFPVISTTEAGKIDFVPLIGAKNGSGAIFKESDLLWPISPDEIQRNNKLTQNEGYN, encoded by the coding sequence ATGAAAAATAAATTAATTATATTGTTACTGGCCGGATTGGCAATGACAACTTCCTGTAAAAAATTTTTGGAAGAAGATCCACAATCAAATTTATCATTAGAATATTATTACAAAAATGCTGGACAAGCCGAAGCAACAGTAAATTCTCTTTATCGACGTGGGGCTCCACAGCGCATTTCATTTGCCAGTAGTGCTTATATTGGACCTACAGCCTCTGTGAATACGATGTTGACTGGATACTTTACCAATAGCTACGAAGGACAGGAAAGAGTCTGCTTATTTTCACGTGAGTTGACTCGTCAAAATAATACAAATTTGATTTCTGGGACGATGAATACCATTTGGGATGATAGTTATAAAGCAATTAATATAGCCAATGCAGGTTTGAAATATATTCCTGAAATTAATATGGCTGAAAATGTGAAAAATCGACTTCTTGGCGAAACTAAATTTTTTAGAGCCTTTAACTACTTCTATTTAGTAAAAACATTTGGAGCAATACCTCTATCTACAACTCCTAATGAGACTTTAAAGGATGATCTTTATTTAGAAAGAACAGATGCTGCGACAGTATATGCATTAATTGAGGCTGATCTGAAAGAAGCTGTTGAATTATTACCGGCAACTAAATTTGCCCAAAATGGTCATCGTATTACCAAATATGCAGCCGCAATGACTTTAGCAAATGTTTATTTGCAACAAGGAAAATTTGCAGATGCAGCCGTCGCAGCTAAAATTGTGGTTAATTCAGGTCATAGCATGACCACCAACTCAGACTTAGGAATGAACAGTGCCTACAATCGTTTACGTAGTACCGATGATCTGGATGAAGTGATTTATGCTCAAGAATATGATGCAACAATTAATAGTGGCAGTTGGTGGCCAACTTATGCTTTTAATTCTTCTGCTGTATCGGTGTTTGATAAGTATGCGATCTTTGAACGTGTATTTGGTCCAACAAAGCAGTTTTTAAATGTGTATGATACCAAAGATCTTCGTATTCAACCCAACCAATTCTTTCATTGGAAATATACAAATCCGAATACGGGTAAGGTTTGGGAGTCAACTGAAGCAGGTGTTTGGTATTATTTTGATGAACAGGCATTACTGACAACGGGAAAGGCAACGAAAGATTGGAATTTTTATCGTTATCCTGAAGCTTTGTTGATTGCTGCGGAAGCTATTGCTAAAAGTGGTAGTGTGACTGCTGAGGCTGCCGGTTACTTAGCTCAGGTTAAAGCTCGTGCTAATACCGAGAACAAAACTGTGGCTGATTTTACATCTGAACTTCAAGGTTTATCTGTTGATAATTTTGTGAAAGAATGTTGGATTGAACGGTTGAGAGAGTTCCCATTGGAGTTTAAAATGTGGGATGATATTTTAAGAACAAAAATGTTTCCTGTTATATCTACGACAGAAGCGGGTAAAATTGATTTCGTTCCTCTTATTGGAGCTAAAAATGGATCAGGTGCAATCTTTAAAGAATCAGATCTTTTATGGCCAATTTCACCAGATGAAATTCAAAGAAACAATAAACTAACGCAAAACGAAGGTTACAATTAA